Proteins co-encoded in one Ornithorhynchus anatinus isolate Pmale09 chromosome 14, mOrnAna1.pri.v4, whole genome shotgun sequence genomic window:
- the L2HGDH gene encoding L-2-hydroxyglutarate dehydrogenase, mitochondrial has protein sequence MALGALLLRAAAGAGARGRLTPGVNGVSGTGRATPARLQGTGTSSNCSSYDVVIVGGGIVGLASARVLALRHPALSFGILEKEKELASHQTGHNSGVIHSGIYYKPGTLKAKLCVQGAALCYEYCDRKGIPYKQCGKLIVAAEQEELPRLKALYERGLQNDVPGLRLIGSKEIQMKEPYCRGLLAIDSPYTGIVNYTQVSLSYAEDFQDAGGNVVTDFEVKHIEMVNESAVGSIEGMKYPVVIRNSKGEEVRCRYVVTCAGLHSDRLSELSGCSPEPRIVPFRGDYLLLKPEKCYLVKGNIYPVPDPRFPFLGVHFTPRMDGSVWLGPNAVLAFKREGYRAYDFSFRDMVDAVINSGLLKLVFRNFSYGMSEMYKACFLSAQLKQLQRFIPEITVSDILRGPSGVRAQALDSDGNLVDDFVFDGGVGAIGSRILHVRNAPSPAATSSLSIAEMIADEVEQRFDL, from the exons ATGGCGCTCGGGGCGCTTCTCCTCCGGGCCGCGGCCGGCGCCGGCGCAAGGGGGCGCTTGACCCCCGGGGTCAACGGGGTCAGCGGGACCGGCCGCGCGACGCCCGCCCGCCTGCAAGGCACCGGCACCAGCAGCAACTGCAG CTCATATGATGTGGTCATTGTTGGTGGTGGGATTGTGGGACTCGCTTCCGCCCGAGTCCTCGCTTTGCGACATCCGGCGCTTTCATTTGGAAtcctggaaaaggaaaaggaactgG CTAGTCACCAGACAGGACACAACAGTGGTGTCATTCACAGTGGAATTTATTACAAACCCGGAACTCTGAAAGCCAAACTGTGTGTACAGGGTGCTGCCCTCTGCTATGAGTACTGTGACCGAAAGGGAATTCCATACAAGCAGTGTGGCAAG CTGATCGTGGCGGCCGAACAAGAGGAACTTCCTCGGCTCAAGGCCCTGTACGAGCGAGGCCTGCAGAACGACGTCCCGGGGCTGAGGCTGATTGGCTCTAAGGAGATTCAGATGAAGGAGCCGTACTGCAGG GGTCTGCTGGCCATCGATTCCCCCTACACTGGCATCGTGAACTATACACAGGTGTCTCTGTCTTATGCCGAAGACTTTCAGGATGCAGGCGGGAATGTTGTGACTGATTTTGAAGTGAAACACATTGAAATGGTCAACGAAAGCGCCGTGGGCAGTATAGAAG GAATGAAATATCCGGTTGTTATTAGGAATTCGAAG GGAGAAGAAGTTCGTTGTCGGTATGTTGTGACTTGTGCGGGACTTCACTCGGACCGCCTCTCCGAACTCAGCGGCTGCAGTCCTGAACCCCGCATCGTGCCTTTCCGGGGAGACTACCTACTTCTCAAGCCAGAAAAATGCTACCTCGTTAAGGGAAACATTTATCCG GTCCCAGATCCTCGGTTTCCCTTCCTGGGAGTCCATTTCACCCCAAGGATGGATGGGAGTGTGTGGCTCGGGCCTAACGCGGTTCTCGCCTTCAAACGAGAAGGTTACAGAGCCTATGACTTCAGCTTCAGAGACATGGTGGATGCAGTTATTAATAG tgGCTTGCTCAAGCTGGTGTTCAGAAATTTTTCTTATGGGATGAGTGAAATGTACAAAGCATGTTTCCTTAGTGCACAGCTGAAGCAACTTCAAAGGTTCATCCCGGAAATTACTGTCAGCGATATCCTGAG AGGTCCATCGGGagtaagagcacaggccctggacaGCGATGGGAATCTGGTAGATGACTTTGTGTTCGACGGAGGTGTTGGGGCTATAGGAAGTCGAATCCTTCACGTGCGAAACGCCCCTTCGCCGGCtgccacctcttccctctccattgcagaaatgattgcagatgaagtggAGCAAAGATTTGATTTATAA